One Aquarana catesbeiana isolate 2022-GZ linkage group LG04, ASM4218655v1, whole genome shotgun sequence genomic region harbors:
- the LOC141141359 gene encoding probable G-protein coupled receptor 139 — MEEPWIRTIQRLFYPIMCVFGLPASIVTMAVLWKGNLDMSKSIVYYLVSLAVANILLILVVTIFRDIFYFYVDFTLYWPEPSCGVSNWIYFTCVYSLTWLTVAFSFDRYVIVCCMKLKLRYCRPSVTRWVILGVYTSAFLVAMPTFWMYVPIRTTRPDGTIFHICSLHRNLSSIPFLSVYDHIQTTVWIVFPLVSLILTNGLTVWHITMTTRVRQFLKTNGGKQSDDPEVLRRKKSVTLLAMISISFLAHWLPKMVVKVVERVTYPPVNRYDFYHPVNVVRMLCNMLIVFSSFSNVCIYSLTVTKFREELFRGVKVVLTILCRNSTSYLPPSKPMNVFAI; from the exons ATGGAGGAGCCATGGATCCGGACCATCCAGAGACTTTTCTACCCCATTATGTGTGTATTCGGTCTCCCAG CCAGTATAGTGACCATGGCCGTCTTGTGGAAGGGGAACCTGGACATGTCCAAGTCCATTGTCTACTACTTGGTGTCATTGGCTGTTGCCAATATCCTACTCATCCTGGTGGTGACCATTTTCCGGGACATCTTTTACTTCTATGTTGATTTTACGCTTTACTGGCCTGAACCATCTTGCGGTGTTAGCAACTGGATATACTTCACTTGCGTGTACTCTCTAACATGGTTGACGGTGGCCTTCTCCTTTGACCGTTATGTCATTGTTTGTTGTATGAAGCTGAAGCTTCGGTACTGCAGGCCTTCAGTCACAAGGTGGGTCATTCTTGGTGTTTACACAAGCGCTTTCCTTGTGGCCATGCCAACCTTCTGGATGTATGTTCCCATCCGTACCACCCGACCTGATGGTACCATCTTCCATATCTGCTCTCTCCACCGCAATCTGAGCTCCATTCCATTTTTGTCAGTCTACGACCATATCCAGACCACAGTGTGGATTGTCTTTCCTCTGGTGTCGCTCATATTGACCAATGGCTTAACAGTGTGGCATATCACCATGACCACCAGAGTGCGGCAATTCCTGAAGACAAACGGAGGAAAGCAGTCCGATGATCCAGAGGTGTTACGCAGGAAGAAGTCTGTGACCTTGCTGGCAATGATCTCCATCTCGTTCCTGGCTCACTGGCTGCCTAAGATGGTAGTCAAAGTGGTAGAGAGGGTCACCTATCCACCAGTGAATCGATATGACTTCTACCACCCAGTGAATGTGGTAAGGATGCTCTGCAATATGCTGATCGTATTCAGCTCATTCAGTAATGTGTGTATCTACTCCCTCACTGTCACCAAATTCCGAGAGGAACTCTTTCGTGGGGTCAAGGTCGTCCTCACCATCCTCTGCCGAAATTCCACCTCATATCTCCCACCTTCTAAACCTATGAATGTATTTGCTATATGA